From the genome of Phreatobacter cathodiphilus, one region includes:
- a CDS encoding TRAP transporter permease: MTAGGTPASAAGERILTDEEIERLSSDSEGGPARRVSGWLGWLTAGVSFFVAAMALYWTQFSITTTVYRASFLSLCLALIFILYPLARPGPDGATQTRRASIEELVVALIAIAMVAYVLHHPNPMFTVFGRSSFGYGLGWALILCFAAYPLLVSNRFLARLQPADWFFAVLALYSAYYLSTNIDEYKTRAMRPSPEELVMGLALMLLVLEATRRTVGWVLPAIAAAFLVYCYARTGWLIPDVFEHRGFTLNRIVGQNFLTLEGIFTTPLDVAATFIILFTIYGAVLDRGGAGRFFIEWAFALFGKNPSPSAPGRAVVASGFLLGTVSGSGVATTVTVSTLAWPMLKRSGYDPQVAGGMLSAAGIGATLSPPTLGAAAFIIAEFLDVDYLQILIYATIPTVLYYVSCWLMTEADSRRLGVVPVRTSDASVWELTKRGGYHFISLAAIAVFLVMGFTSFMAVYWSIVVAFVLSMVREDSRLVTREAFAIGCLAALGAWLFGISGMPQSLGLQELFNDRISVASFWGMAAAVAASGLQSWRATRAGRPVPPGGTGMIDALLDGTRSTLGIVAVCACAGIIVSVVNLTGLGLTISGIIISAGGSNVFLILLMAALAMWVLGLSVPVTASYIIAAVMLVPALVKVGVPPAAAHMFMFYYAVLADVSPPTALAPFAASAITGGEPFRTTMQAWKYTLPAFIVPFMFCLTPDGAQLLMLVPAGTNAAGAVVYAMPATFGAWMSVLWVTLAACVALVGFCVAFAGYGLARATAAERVLCLAAGCLLLVPNGYSQAAGLAALAIGLGAHWRRVGRTGGPLPAG, translated from the coding sequence ATGACGGCAGGTGGAACACCGGCTTCGGCGGCCGGCGAGCGCATCCTCACGGACGAAGAGATCGAGAGGCTGTCCTCGGACTCCGAGGGCGGACCGGCGCGGCGGGTGAGCGGCTGGCTCGGCTGGCTGACGGCGGGCGTCTCCTTCTTCGTCGCCGCCATGGCGCTCTACTGGACGCAGTTCTCGATCACGACCACCGTCTACCGGGCGAGCTTCCTCAGCCTGTGCCTTGCGCTGATCTTCATCCTCTATCCGCTGGCGCGCCCGGGCCCCGACGGCGCGACGCAGACGCGCCGGGCGAGCATCGAGGAGCTGGTGGTGGCGCTCATCGCCATCGCCATGGTCGCCTATGTGCTGCACCACCCCAACCCGATGTTCACCGTCTTCGGCCGGTCGAGCTTCGGCTACGGCCTCGGTTGGGCGCTGATCCTGTGCTTCGCCGCCTATCCGCTGCTGGTCTCGAATCGTTTCCTGGCGCGGCTGCAGCCGGCCGACTGGTTCTTCGCGGTGCTGGCGCTCTACAGCGCGTACTATCTCTCCACCAATATCGACGAGTACAAAACCCGCGCCATGCGGCCCTCGCCGGAGGAGCTGGTCATGGGCCTCGCGCTCATGCTGCTGGTTCTGGAGGCAACGCGGCGCACGGTGGGCTGGGTGCTGCCGGCGATCGCCGCCGCCTTCCTCGTCTATTGCTATGCCCGCACCGGCTGGCTGATTCCCGACGTCTTCGAACATCGCGGCTTCACGCTCAACCGCATCGTCGGGCAGAACTTCCTGACGCTCGAGGGCATCTTCACCACGCCCCTCGACGTGGCGGCGACCTTCATCATCCTCTTCACCATCTACGGGGCGGTGCTCGACCGCGGCGGCGCCGGGCGCTTCTTCATCGAATGGGCCTTCGCCCTGTTCGGCAAGAACCCCTCCCCTTCGGCGCCGGGCCGCGCGGTGGTCGCCTCCGGCTTCCTGCTCGGGACCGTGTCAGGCTCGGGCGTGGCGACGACCGTCACGGTCTCGACCCTCGCCTGGCCGATGCTGAAGCGCTCGGGCTACGATCCGCAGGTGGCGGGGGGGATGCTTTCGGCGGCCGGGATCGGCGCCACGCTGTCGCCGCCGACGCTGGGGGCGGCAGCCTTCATCATCGCCGAGTTCCTCGACGTCGACTATCTGCAGATCCTCATCTACGCCACCATCCCGACCGTCCTCTACTACGTCTCCTGCTGGCTGATGACGGAGGCCGATTCCCGCCGGCTCGGCGTCGTTCCGGTGCGCACGTCGGATGCCTCGGTGTGGGAGCTGACCAAGCGCGGCGGCTACCACTTCATTTCGCTCGCCGCGATCGCGGTGTTCCTGGTGATGGGCTTCACCAGTTTCATGGCGGTCTACTGGTCGATCGTCGTCGCCTTCGTCCTCTCCATGGTGCGGGAGGATAGCCGGCTGGTGACGCGCGAGGCCTTCGCGATCGGCTGCCTCGCCGCCCTCGGCGCCTGGCTGTTCGGCATCAGCGGCATGCCGCAATCGCTGGGGCTGCAGGAACTGTTCAACGACCGCATCTCCGTGGCGAGCTTCTGGGGCATGGCGGCCGCTGTCGCGGCCTCCGGCCTGCAGAGCTGGAGAGCCACGCGCGCCGGCCGGCCGGTTCCCCCCGGCGGCACCGGCATGATCGACGCGCTGCTCGACGGGACGCGCTCGACGCTTGGGATCGTGGCGGTCTGCGCCTGCGCCGGCATCATCGTTTCGGTGGTGAACCTGACCGGCCTCGGCCTCACCATTTCCGGCATCATCATCTCGGCCGGCGGCTCGAACGTCTTCCTGATCCTGCTGATGGCCGCCCTCGCCATGTGGGTGCTCGGCCTCTCGGTGCCGGTGACGGCGAGCTACATCATCGCCGCGGTCATGCTGGTGCCGGCCCTGGTGAAGGTCGGCGTGCCGCCCGCGGCTGCGCATATGTTCATGTTCTACTATGCGGTGCTCGCCGACGTGTCGCCGCCCACCGCGCTCGCCCCCTTCGCCGCTTCGGCCATCACCGGCGGCGAGCCGTTCCGCACGACGATGCAGGCGTGGAAATACACGCTGCCGGCCTTCATCGTGCCCTTCATGTTCTGCCTAACGCCGGACGGCGCCCAGTTGCTGATGCTGGTTCCTGCCGGCACCAATGCCGCGGGGGCGGTGGTCTATGCCATGCCGGCGACCTTCGGCGCGTGGATGTCGGTGTTGTGGGTGACGCTCGCCGCCTGCGTCGCGCTGGTCGGCTTCTGCGTGGCCTTCGCCGGTTACGGCCTCGCCCGTGCGACGGCGGCCGAACGCGTGCTCTGCCTCGCCGCCGGCTGCCTGCTGCTGGTGCCCAACGGCTACAGCCAGGCGGCCGGGCTCGCGGCGCTGGCGATAGGGCTCGGCGCCCACTGGCGGCGGGTCGGCCGCACCGGCGGCCCCCTGCCGGCGGGCTAG
- a CDS encoding ABC transporter substrate-binding protein has protein sequence MNRREFAKLLSAAGVAGATDIAWGVTRAVGQTRGGTLNTIIQPEPPMLVTAINQQQPTLTIGGKIYESLLRYGIDLKPMPGLAQSWTISPDGKVYTFKLFPNIIFHDGKPCTAEDVIFSCTKVLTETHARARGTFLRIEKAEAPDPLTVVFTLKEPFAPFINSFDCTTAPILPKHVYENTDFRQNPANAQAIGTGPFKLKEWVRGSHIHLVRHEGYYRQGEPHLDEIFYRVIPDAASRSVALEKGTVQLTQWTDVEFFDVPRLAKLPNLEMTTKGYEFFAPHLWIDMNNRVAPMNDKRFRQAVAHALDKKAIKDRIYFGLGKEATGPVSSKTRFYEKDVKTYDYSLDKARKLLDDMGLKAGAGGKRATITFLVPPYGESWQRLGEFVRQALGRIGIEVVLQGGDIAGWGQKVSNWEYEMTANLLYQFGDPALGVTRSYATSNIRKGVLFTNMCGYSNPAVDKLFDEAAVATTDAKRQELYSQAQKILCEDVPVAWILEQDFPNFYDKKLKNVITTGIGVHETFGTVSFG, from the coding sequence ATGAACAGGCGCGAATTTGCAAAGCTCTTGTCGGCGGCCGGCGTCGCTGGAGCGACCGACATCGCCTGGGGCGTCACGCGCGCGGTCGGCCAGACCCGCGGCGGCACGCTCAACACCATCATCCAGCCGGAACCGCCGATGCTGGTCACCGCCATCAATCAGCAGCAGCCGACGCTCACCATCGGGGGCAAGATCTACGAGAGCCTGCTGCGCTACGGCATCGACCTGAAGCCGATGCCGGGCCTCGCCCAGTCCTGGACCATCTCGCCGGACGGCAAGGTCTACACGTTCAAGCTCTTCCCCAACATCATCTTCCACGACGGCAAGCCCTGCACCGCCGAGGACGTGATCTTCTCCTGCACCAAGGTGCTGACCGAGACCCACGCCCGCGCCCGCGGTACCTTCCTGCGCATCGAGAAGGCGGAGGCGCCCGACCCGCTGACCGTGGTCTTCACGCTGAAGGAGCCCTTCGCGCCCTTCATCAATTCCTTCGACTGCACGACGGCGCCGATCCTGCCGAAGCATGTCTACGAGAACACCGACTTCCGGCAGAATCCGGCCAATGCCCAGGCCATCGGCACCGGCCCCTTCAAGCTGAAGGAATGGGTGCGCGGTTCGCACATCCATCTCGTCCGCCACGAGGGCTATTACCGCCAGGGCGAGCCGCACCTCGACGAAATCTTCTACCGCGTCATCCCGGATGCGGCCTCGCGCTCGGTCGCGCTGGAGAAGGGCACCGTTCAGCTCACCCAGTGGACCGATGTCGAGTTCTTCGACGTGCCGCGGCTGGCAAAGCTCCCGAACCTCGAAATGACCACCAAGGGCTACGAGTTCTTCGCGCCGCATCTGTGGATCGATATGAACAACCGCGTCGCTCCGATGAACGACAAGCGGTTCCGCCAGGCGGTGGCCCACGCCCTCGACAAGAAGGCGATCAAGGACCGCATCTATTTCGGCCTCGGCAAGGAGGCGACCGGTCCGGTGTCCTCGAAGACCCGCTTCTACGAGAAGGACGTCAAGACCTACGATTACTCCCTCGACAAGGCGCGCAAGCTGCTCGACGACATGGGCCTGAAGGCCGGCGCCGGCGGCAAGCGCGCCACCATCACCTTCCTCGTCCCGCCCTATGGCGAGAGCTGGCAGCGCCTCGGCGAATTCGTGCGCCAGGCCCTCGGCCGCATCGGCATCGAGGTGGTTCTCCAGGGCGGTGACATCGCCGGTTGGGGCCAGAAGGTCTCCAACTGGGAATACGAGATGACCGCGAACCTGCTCTATCAGTTCGGCGATCCGGCGCTCGGCGTTACCCGCAGCTACGCCACCTCGAACATCCGCAAGGGCGTGCTCTTCACCAACATGTGCGGCTATTCGAACCCCGCGGTGGACAAACTCTTCGACGAGGCGGCGGTCGCCACCACCGACGCCAAGCGCCAGGAGCTCTATTCGCAGGCCCAGAAGATCCTCTGCGAGGACGTGCCCGTCGCCTGGATCCTCGAGCAGGACTTCCCCAACTTCTACGACAAGAAGCTGAAGAACGTCATCACCACCGGCATCGGCGTCCACGAGACCTTCGGAACGGTGTCGTTCGGATGA
- a CDS encoding TAXI family TRAP transporter solute-binding subunit: MTLILNRRAALAAGAGLLSLSAPALAQARRRLTVATGGTGGVYFVYGGGLARVLTEKVPNVQATSQVTGGSVDNINLLSAGDADIGFSTLDSVIDALNGVGAYARGGKRDIRLIAVLYDNVLHTVATPAINSVAEMKGKRIGVGSAGSSTEGWADRTLEAAGLNPKTDIIRDNLGVAESANALADGKIAGFFWGGGVPTAAIRDLAQNGRTPFKLLDTSKELAEMDKKFPGLYRLSVMPPNSYAGQTQPVQGIGVANVMLVDGKAPNDLVTLILEGIFNNLTDMQAIHPEARKLSLQSAAAKLAAPFHPAAEAFYKARGVSM, encoded by the coding sequence ATGACCCTGATCCTGAACCGCCGGGCGGCACTCGCCGCCGGTGCCGGCCTTCTCAGCCTCTCCGCCCCCGCCCTCGCCCAGGCCCGCCGCCGCCTCACCGTCGCCACCGGCGGCACGGGTGGCGTCTATTTCGTCTATGGCGGCGGCCTCGCCCGCGTGCTGACCGAGAAGGTGCCGAACGTCCAGGCGACCTCGCAGGTCACCGGCGGCTCGGTGGACAACATCAACCTGCTCTCGGCCGGCGACGCCGACATCGGCTTCTCGACCCTGGATTCGGTGATCGACGCGCTCAACGGCGTCGGTGCCTATGCCCGCGGCGGCAAGCGCGACATCCGCCTGATCGCGGTGCTCTACGACAACGTCCTGCATACGGTGGCGACGCCCGCGATCAACTCGGTCGCCGAGATGAAGGGCAAGCGCATCGGCGTGGGGTCTGCAGGCTCCTCCACCGAGGGATGGGCCGACCGCACGCTGGAGGCCGCCGGCCTCAACCCCAAGACCGACATCATCCGCGACAATCTCGGCGTCGCCGAATCCGCCAACGCGCTCGCTGACGGCAAGATCGCCGGCTTCTTCTGGGGCGGCGGCGTGCCGACGGCCGCCATCCGCGATCTCGCCCAGAACGGCCGCACGCCGTTCAAGCTCCTCGACACGTCGAAGGAGCTGGCGGAGATGGACAAGAAATTTCCCGGGCTCTACCGGCTCTCGGTCATGCCGCCGAACTCCTATGCCGGCCAGACGCAGCCGGTGCAGGGAATCGGCGTCGCCAACGTCATGCTCGTGGATGGCAAGGCGCCGAACGATCTGGTCACCCTCATCCTCGAGGGCATATTCAACAACCTGACCGACATGCAGGCCATCCACCCCGAGGCCCGCAAACTGAGCCTGCAGAGCGCCGCGGCGAAACTGGCAGCGCCGTTCCATCCGGCCGCCGAGGCCTTCTACAAGGCGCGCGGCGTCTCGATGTAA
- a CDS encoding pyridoxamine 5'-phosphate oxidase family protein, with amino-acid sequence MSDGVAQICGVDELRQVYDQPAETVTKKILDRLDAHCRRFIALSPYLTVASTSANGTDCSPRGDEPGFVRVVDDRTLLLPDRRGNNLLDTLQNVLARPDVGLLFLVPGLTETLRVNGKARIVTDPQVLQSMAIKGKIVPSSAMEIAVEQVYFHCGRSILRADLWNPDKRVGRDAFPMLGTVLADQVAGVDAEATNKRLEIAYTTALY; translated from the coding sequence ATGAGCGACGGCGTGGCCCAGATTTGCGGTGTCGACGAGCTGCGCCAGGTCTATGACCAGCCGGCCGAGACCGTGACGAAGAAAATCCTCGACCGGCTCGACGCCCATTGCCGGCGGTTCATCGCCCTTTCGCCCTACCTGACGGTCGCCAGCACCAGCGCCAACGGCACCGATTGCTCGCCGCGCGGCGACGAGCCCGGCTTCGTCCGTGTCGTCGACGACCGGACCCTGCTCCTGCCCGACCGGCGCGGCAACAACCTGCTCGACACGCTGCAGAACGTCCTGGCGCGGCCGGATGTCGGCCTGCTCTTCCTCGTGCCGGGCCTCACCGAGACGCTGCGGGTGAACGGCAAGGCGCGGATCGTCACGGATCCGCAGGTGCTGCAGTCCATGGCGATCAAGGGCAAAATCGTCCCGAGTTCGGCGATGGAGATCGCCGTCGAGCAGGTCTATTTCCACTGCGGCCGCTCGATCCTGCGCGCCGATCTGTGGAACCCCGACAAGCGGGTGGGCCGCGATGCCTTCCCCATGCTCGGCACGGTGCTCGCCGACCAGGTCGCCGGGGTGGATGCCGAAGCCACCAACAAGCGCCTCGAGATCGCCTACACCACGGCCCTCTACTGA
- a CDS encoding methyl-accepting chemotaxis protein, protein MRINDETSALLREFWKVVEPTLPQILEGFYRHVTSEPKLAAMVGKEIPRLKAAQGGHWAKLFSGTFDASYMNGVRTIGHVHNKIGLEPRWYIGGYNYVLAQLGELAVKTYKWNPGKLSRVLTAVNAAVMIDMDIAISVYQEAMLAERQERQDRMSRAIDSFNVEMTAALKTMEHSAEQLSSTANGLAANAEETTRQSTAVAAASEQSASNVQTVAAASEELSSAVAEIGRQVSHSTEIANQAVHQARQSKTVMDGLAEAAQKIGDVVNLIANIAGQTNLLALNATIEAARAGEAGKGFAVVASEVKSLASQTAKATDEIGVQIAAIQAATNQSVSSITQIGTTIETISTIAGSISASVSEQQSAIEEIARNIQEAARGTQEVSSNIAGVSQAASETGTTSTFVLTAANAVADQTTKIRSGVTDFFSTIKAA, encoded by the coding sequence ATGCGCATCAACGATGAAACCAGCGCCCTGCTGCGGGAGTTCTGGAAGGTCGTCGAGCCGACCCTGCCGCAGATCCTCGAGGGGTTCTACCGGCACGTCACCAGTGAACCCAAGCTCGCCGCGATGGTCGGCAAGGAGATTCCGCGGCTGAAGGCGGCGCAGGGCGGCCACTGGGCGAAGCTCTTCTCCGGCACCTTCGATGCCTCCTACATGAACGGCGTCAGGACGATCGGCCATGTCCACAACAAGATTGGCCTCGAGCCGCGCTGGTATATCGGCGGCTACAACTACGTGCTCGCCCAGCTCGGGGAACTGGCGGTGAAGACCTACAAGTGGAACCCCGGCAAGCTCTCCCGGGTGCTGACGGCGGTGAACGCCGCCGTGATGATCGACATGGACATCGCCATCTCGGTCTACCAGGAGGCGATGCTCGCCGAGCGGCAGGAGCGGCAGGACCGCATGAGCCGCGCCATCGATTCCTTCAACGTCGAGATGACCGCGGCCCTGAAGACCATGGAACATTCGGCCGAGCAGCTCAGCAGCACCGCCAACGGCCTCGCCGCCAATGCCGAGGAGACCACCCGCCAGTCCACGGCGGTGGCCGCCGCCTCCGAACAGTCGGCCTCCAACGTGCAGACGGTCGCGGCTGCCTCCGAGGAGCTGTCGAGCGCGGTGGCCGAGATCGGCCGCCAGGTCAGCCATTCCACGGAGATCGCCAACCAGGCGGTGCATCAGGCGCGCCAGTCCAAGACGGTGATGGACGGTCTCGCCGAAGCCGCCCAGAAGATCGGCGACGTCGTCAACCTCATCGCCAACATCGCCGGCCAGACCAACCTCCTGGCGCTCAACGCGACCATCGAGGCGGCGCGCGCCGGTGAGGCCGGCAAGGGCTTCGCGGTGGTCGCCTCCGAGGTGAAGAGCCTGGCCAGCCAGACCGCCAAGGCCACCGACGAGATCGGCGTGCAGATCGCCGCCATCCAGGCCGCGACGAATCAGTCGGTGAGCTCGATCACCCAGATCGGCACCACGATCGAGACGATCAGCACCATCGCCGGCTCGATCTCGGCATCGGTCAGCGAGCAGCAATCGGCCATCGAGGAGATCGCCCGCAACATCCAGGAGGCCGCGCGCGGTACCCAGGAGGTGTCCAGCAACATCGCCGGCGTCAGCCAGGCGGCCAGCGAGACGGGGACCACGTCCACCTTCGTCCTCACTGCGGCCAACGCGGTGGCCGACCAGACGACGAAGATCCGCTCCGGCGTGACGGACTTCTTCTCCACCATCAAGGCGGCCTGA
- a CDS encoding AraC family transcriptional regulator, whose product MAEAARPYVPHDLRAPRRDLRPVPISCFTGHKASGIRAKALQDVQRPAAAMAAEFADGEVGTRHCHRRAQFLFGLTGIMTVITDGGSWAVAPQQALWIPPGVMHQTRCWGAVSLRTLYIEPDAAAGLPLTCQLMEVSPLLRELVNEAVTLPVEYDVDGRDGQIINLILVEIGRTPVLARSAPMPRDRRLARICEALLRNPGDNQGIDHWARYGGLGRRTLTRLFRQETDMSFAQWRQQIRLMEALSRLTAGEAVTHVALDLGYDSPSAFSAMFRRTMGLSPRDYLRWGEPGGGVMHD is encoded by the coding sequence ATGGCCGAGGCCGCCAGACCCTATGTTCCCCACGACCTGCGGGCACCGCGTCGCGACCTCAGGCCCGTGCCGATCTCCTGCTTCACCGGTCACAAGGCGAGCGGCATCCGGGCCAAGGCGCTGCAGGACGTGCAGAGGCCGGCGGCGGCCATGGCGGCGGAATTCGCCGACGGCGAGGTAGGCACCCGCCATTGCCACCGGCGGGCGCAGTTCCTGTTCGGACTGACCGGCATCATGACCGTGATCACCGATGGCGGCAGCTGGGCGGTGGCGCCGCAGCAGGCCCTGTGGATCCCCCCTGGCGTGATGCACCAGACGCGCTGCTGGGGCGCGGTGAGCCTGCGCACGCTCTATATCGAGCCCGATGCCGCGGCCGGCCTGCCGCTCACCTGCCAACTCATGGAGGTGTCGCCGCTGCTGCGCGAACTCGTCAACGAGGCCGTGACGCTGCCGGTCGAGTACGACGTCGACGGTCGCGACGGCCAGATCATCAACCTCATCCTCGTCGAGATCGGCCGCACACCCGTCCTCGCCCGATCGGCGCCCATGCCGCGCGACCGCAGGCTCGCCCGCATCTGCGAGGCGCTGCTGCGCAATCCCGGCGACAACCAGGGCATCGACCATTGGGCGCGCTATGGCGGCCTCGGGCGGCGGACGCTGACGCGGCTGTTCCGGCAGGAGACGGACATGAGCTTCGCGCAATGGCGCCAGCAGATCAGGCTGATGGAGGCGCTGTCGCGGCTGACCGCCGGAGAGGCCGTGACCCACGTGGCGCTCGATCTCGGCTATGACAGCCCCAGCGCCTTCAGCGCCATGTTCCGCCGCACCATGGGCCTGTCGCCGCGCGACTACCTGCGCTGGGGCGAGCCCGGCGGCGGGGTCATGCACGACTGA
- a CDS encoding ABC transporter permease: MTDIASGRQGHRVVAVALGILGWTAKFVAVVLVIATMSFLLVRAAPGDPAQVMAGQTGAADEKMLAQIREEYGLNRPFIVQLATHLKRVVTLDLGQSYRQRQPVTTLIGERLPATLILTGTAFLLALASGILLGTLAALRAGRWSDTLLTVVSLILYAMPVFWLGLMMVLVFSVQLGWVPAFGYQTIGVEMGPLGRALDIGHHLILPAISLAAVYLAIYTRLMRSSVMEVAQQDYIKTARAKGLAQGRIIARHILRNAILPVVTVAGMQAGALVGGAVVVETVFAWPGLGRLTYEAVLQRDYPVLLGLFLVMSVIVILFNLATDVLYRFIDPRVTTQAQG, translated from the coding sequence ATGACGGATATCGCCTCCGGCCGGCAGGGCCACCGCGTCGTCGCGGTGGCCCTCGGCATTCTGGGATGGACGGCGAAGTTCGTCGCCGTGGTCCTGGTGATCGCCACCATGTCCTTCCTGCTGGTCAGGGCCGCCCCCGGCGACCCCGCCCAGGTCATGGCCGGCCAGACAGGCGCGGCGGACGAGAAGATGCTCGCCCAGATCCGCGAGGAATATGGCCTCAACCGCCCCTTCATCGTCCAGCTCGCGACGCATCTGAAGCGGGTCGTCACCCTCGACCTCGGCCAGTCCTACCGCCAACGCCAGCCGGTGACGACGCTCATCGGCGAGCGCCTGCCGGCGACGCTCATCCTCACCGGCACGGCCTTTCTGCTGGCGCTGGCATCCGGCATCCTGCTCGGCACCCTGGCGGCGCTGCGTGCCGGGCGCTGGTCCGACACGCTGCTCACCGTCGTCTCGCTCATTCTCTACGCCATGCCGGTCTTCTGGCTCGGTCTGATGATGGTGCTGGTCTTCTCCGTGCAACTGGGCTGGGTGCCGGCCTTCGGCTACCAGACGATCGGCGTCGAGATGGGCCCCCTCGGCCGCGCCCTCGACATCGGTCACCACCTCATCCTGCCGGCGATCTCGCTCGCCGCCGTCTATCTGGCCATCTACACGCGGCTGATGCGCTCCTCGGTCATGGAGGTTGCGCAGCAGGACTACATCAAGACCGCGCGGGCCAAGGGCCTAGCCCAGGGCCGCATCATCGCCCGCCACATCCTGCGCAACGCCATCCTGCCCGTCGTCACCGTCGCCGGCATGCAGGCCGGCGCCCTCGTCGGCGGCGCCGTGGTGGTGGAGACAGTCTTCGCCTGGCCCGGCCTCGGACGGCTCACCTACGAGGCCGTCCTGCAGCGCGACTATCCCGTCCTCCTCGGACTGTTCCTCGTCATGTCGGTGATCGTCATCCTGTTCAACCTCGCGACCGACGTCCTCTATCGCTTCATCGATCCGCGCGTGACCACGCAGGCTCAGGGCTGA
- the yghU gene encoding glutathione-dependent disulfide-bond oxidoreductase gives MTTSSDYTPPKVWTWNKASGGRFATINRPIAGPTHEKDLPVGRHPLQLYSLGTPNGVKVTVMLEELLALGHAGAEYDAWLVRISEGEQFSSGFVSVNPNSKIPALLDRSGPTPIRIFESGAILVHLAEKFGAFLPEEPAARAETLSWLFWQMGSAPFLGGGFGHFYAYAPTKIEYAIDRYAMEVKRQMDVLDRRLAENAFIAGPDYTIADMAIWPWYGQLAKGLLYNAGEFLDVESYTNVNRWSEQVFARPAVQRGRMVNRVTGDPASQLHERHEASDFETKTQDKIAPAG, from the coding sequence ATGACCACTTCGTCCGACTACACGCCCCCGAAGGTCTGGACCTGGAACAAGGCCAGCGGCGGCCGCTTCGCCACCATCAACCGCCCCATCGCCGGCCCGACCCACGAGAAGGATCTGCCGGTGGGCCGTCACCCCCTGCAGCTCTATTCGCTCGGCACCCCCAACGGCGTGAAGGTGACGGTGATGCTGGAGGAACTCCTCGCCCTCGGCCATGCCGGCGCGGAGTATGACGCCTGGCTCGTCCGCATCTCAGAGGGCGAGCAGTTCTCGTCGGGCTTCGTCTCGGTCAATCCCAACTCGAAGATTCCCGCCCTCCTCGACCGCAGCGGCCCGACGCCGATCCGCATCTTCGAATCGGGCGCCATCCTCGTGCATCTCGCCGAGAAATTCGGTGCCTTCCTGCCCGAGGAGCCGGCGGCGCGGGCAGAGACGCTGTCCTGGCTGTTCTGGCAGATGGGCTCGGCACCGTTCCTGGGCGGCGGCTTCGGACATTTCTACGCCTATGCGCCGACCAAGATCGAATATGCCATCGACCGCTACGCCATGGAGGTGAAGCGGCAGATGGACGTGCTCGACCGTCGCCTCGCCGAGAACGCCTTCATCGCCGGCCCGGACTACACCATCGCCGACATGGCGATCTGGCCCTGGTACGGTCAGCTCGCCAAGGGACTGCTCTACAATGCCGGGGAATTCCTCGACGTCGAAAGCTACACCAACGTCAACCGCTGGTCGGAACAGGTCTTCGCCCGTCCCGCCGTGCAGCGCGGCCGGATGGTGAACCGCGTCACCGGCGATCCCGCGAGCCAGCTCCACGAGCGGCACGAGGCGAGCGACTTCGAGACGAAGACCCAGGACAAGATCGCGCCGGCCGGCTGA